The genomic interval CTGATTTTTTAGCTTTGCAGGAAATTAAAGTTTCAGAAGATAAAATTCCTTCTGAAATTTATAATCTCGGTTTTGAAAATTTAGATGTAAACTCTGGCGAAAAAGCAGGTTATAGCGGCGTAGCAAGCCTTCATAATCTAAAATGCGCTACTTTTAAAAATTTATTTTTTCAAGAAAACGAAGGGCGCGTTTTGCAGCACGATTTTAATGAAATTTCACTATTTAATATATATTTTCCAAACGGTCAAAAAGATGAAAACAGACTTAATTTCAAGATGGAATTTTATGATAAATTTTTAATTTATCTTGATAAACTTAAAAAACAAGGTCGCAAAATCATTATTTGCGGCGATGTAAACACGGCTCACCGTGAAATAGATTTAAAAAATCCTAAATCAAATAGCGATAGAAGCGGCTTTTTACCTATAGAAAGAGCTTGGATTGACAAACTTTTATCTCATGGTTTTGTCGATACTTTTCGCGCTATAAATGGCGATAAAATCGCATATTCGTGGTGGAGTTACAGATTCAACGCAAGAGCTAAAAATGCAGGTTGGAGAATTGATTATTTTTTCATCAGCGAAGATCTGCGTGAAAATTTAACAAACGCTTTCATACTGGACGATATAAAAGGCAGCGATCATTGTCCTGTCGGCATAGAAATCAATTTATAACCATATTTTCGATATCCAAAACTTAAATTTTTAAGAATTTAAGTAAAGTTTTATTATTTTTA from Campylobacter hominis ATCC BAA-381 carries:
- a CDS encoding exodeoxyribonuclease III — translated: MKLISWNVNGLRACVKNDALGWITQEKPDFLALQEIKVSEDKIPSEIYNLGFENLDVNSGEKAGYSGVASLHNLKCATFKNLFFQENEGRVLQHDFNEISLFNIYFPNGQKDENRLNFKMEFYDKFLIYLDKLKKQGRKIIICGDVNTAHREIDLKNPKSNSDRSGFLPIERAWIDKLLSHGFVDTFRAINGDKIAYSWWSYRFNARAKNAGWRIDYFFISEDLRENLTNAFILDDIKGSDHCPVGIEINL